Within Deinococcus sp. Leaf326, the genomic segment CATGATGCCCGTGCGGTGGTCCTTGATGTACTGTTTGTCCAGTACGTAGGAGCGCATCTGGCTGCCCCACTCCACCTTGGCCTGGGCGCCGCGCGCCGCTGCTTCCTCGGCCTCGCGCTTGCGCATCTCGATGTCGTAGAGGCGCTGTTTGAGAATCTGGAGGGCGATCTCGTGGTTCTTGATCTGCGAGCGCGTCTGCTGCGAGGCCACGGCGATCCCAGTCGGCAGGTGGGTCAGGCGTACGGCCGAGTCGGTCGTGTTCACGCCCTGTCCGCCCGCGCCCTGTGAGCGGAAGACATCACGCCGCAGGTCACTGTCCGGAATGTGGATATTGATTTCCTCCTCCGGCACCTCCGGCACGATGTCCACGGACGCGAAGCTCGTTTGCCGGCGATTGTTCGAGTCGAAGGGCGACACGCGCACGAGGCGGTGAACCCCGTGTTCGGCCGCCATCATCCCGAAGGCCTTGTCCCCGCGGATGATGAACTCGATGCTCTGGTAGCCGGCCTGGTCGCCCGGCTGTTCGTCGATCAGGTCCACCTTGTAGCCCCGGCGCTCGGCCCAGCGCATGAACATCCGCGCGAGCATGCCTGCCCAGTCCTGCGCCTCGGTGCCGCCTGCGCCGCCCTTGACCCGTACGATGGCCGGCATCTCGGCGTGCTTCATGGTGAACAGCGTCTCGCGGTACAGGTCGTCGACCCGCGCCTGCAGGCCGTTCTGCTCTTCGGCCAGCATTTCGCGCTCTTCAGGAGAGGCCATCTCCAACATCTCTTCGAGGCCCTGAGCGTCCGAGGTCAACCGGGCGTAGTCCTCGACGATGCGCCGCACCGATCCGGCCTCCTGGGTGACCTGCCGCGCGCGGGCCGAGTTGTTCCATAGCTCCGGGTCGCTGAGCTCCCGGTCGAGTTCGTTCAGTCTGCGTGTCTTGCCGGGAAT encodes:
- the prfB gene encoding peptide chain release factor 2 (programmed frameshift) — protein: MQELLEKLASLREYLDIPGKTRRLNELDRELSDPELWNNSARARQVTQEAGSVRRIVEDYARLTSDAQGLEEMLEMASPEEREMLAEEQNGLQARVDDLYRETLFTMKHAEMPAIVRVKGGAGGTEAQDWAGMLARMFMRWAERRGYKVDLIDEQPGDQAGYQSIEFIIRGDKAFGMMAAEHGVHRLVRVSPFDSNNRRQTSFASVDIVPEVPEEEINIHIPDSDLRRDVFRSQGAGGQGVNTTDSAVRLTHLPTGIAVASQQTRSQIKNHEIALQILKQRLYDIEMRKREAEEAAARGAQAKVEWGSQMRSYVLDKQYIKDHRTGIMNHNPADVLDGDLDDMMWAGLEWMAGKRVAEETGDDE